A stretch of Hydractinia symbiolongicarpus strain clone_291-10 chromosome 9, HSymV2.1, whole genome shotgun sequence DNA encodes these proteins:
- the LOC130657036 gene encoding 39S ribosomal protein L47, mitochondrial-like has protein sequence MASLIKGMMYSRHLWRLKLQLPNSRTIFTTSTVEGLEEFFPPGVYDEGKYVEEQPISGRKWKASELRIKSNSDLHKFWYVLLKEKNMLLTLDQECKRLGVPVPGPTRLHKVNQTMWVVMRVLEERQKAILELEKERSYSFDKDSNVENNQ, from the coding sequence ATGGCAAGTTTAATAAAAGGAATGATGTACAGTAGACATTTATGGAGATTAAAATTGCAGTTACCTAATTCAAGAACAATTTTTACAACGTCGACAGTAGAAGGACTGGAGGAGTTTTTTCCACCAGGTGTATATGATGAAGGTAAATATGTTGAAGAACAACCCATCAGTGGTAGAAAGTGGAAGGCTTCTGAATTACGAATAAAAAGCAACAGTGACTTACATAAATTTTGGTATGTTCTACTTAAAGAGAAAAACATGTTATTGACATTGGATCAGGAATGCAAGAGACTAGGTGTTCCAGTGCCAGGTCCAACTCGTTTACATAAAGTAAATCAAACAATGTGGGTGGTAATGCGAGTTTTAGAAGAAAGACAAAAAGCTATTTTGGAACTAGAAAAAGAACGGTCATACAGTTTTGATAAGGATTCTAATGTTGAAAATAATCAgtga
- the LOC130657034 gene encoding 3-hydroxyanthranilate 3,4-dioxygenase-like, with amino-acid sequence MVEEANIGNVVNVEKWLKKKEEKFKPPVCNSIMAGGFLKIMFVGGPNVRKDYHLDQGEELFYMVKGDMCLKIMERGEPKDVHIKEGEIFVLPSRIPHSPQRSANTLGLVIERERADLWDGIRYYCDDGKTILWQKFFHLHSLVKDFPPVIAEYFASEQYKTGKPIPGTTEEDEEKFKVDVDTVVNPPFSLNSWVNENLAENCSKMLFGNGEFKVFVYGKGKYDLANKYETWLWMKDGSATVTVKGKELKLLGEDSLIILPNEKISVEVNDVKGYLMEFIMDPTATPQK; translated from the exons ATGGTTGAGGAAGCTAACATTGGAAATGTAGTTAATGTGGAAAAAtggctaaaaaaaaaagaagagaagtttaAGCCACCAGTATGCAACAGTATTAT GGCTGGAGGCTTTTTAAAGATTATGTTCGTAGGTGGACCAAATGTAAGAAAGGATTATCATTTGGATCAAGGAGAGGAG ttaTTCTACATGGTGAAAGGGGATATGTGTTTGAAGATTATGGAGAGAGGAGAACCAAAAGATGTTCATATTAAAGAGGGAGAG ATATTTGTGCTGCCATCCCGAATTCCACATTCACCTCAAAGAAGTGCAAATACTTTAGGTCTG gttATTGAAAGAGAGAGGGCTGATTTGTGGGATGGGATAAG ATACTACTGTGATGATGGAAAGACAATTTTAtggcaaaaattttttcaccTTCACAGTTTAGTGAAAGATTTCCCTCCAGTGATTGCAGA ATATTTTGCTTCAGAGCAGTACAAAACAGGAAAACCAATCCCAG GCACAACAGAGGAAGATGAAGAGAAATTTAAAGTGGATGTTGATACGGTTGTGAATCCTCCATTTTCACTCAACTCT TGGGTGAATGAAAATCTTGCAGAGAATTGCAGTAAAATGTTATTTGGAAACGGCGAGTTTAAG GTTTTTGTGTATGGTAAGGGCAAATACGATCTTGCGAATAAATACGAGACTTGGCTTTGGATGAAg GATGGATCCGCCACGGTGACTGTTAAGGGTAAAGAATTGAAGTTGTTGGGTGAAGATTCGCTGATCATTTTACCTAACGAAAA aatTTCAGTGGAAGTAAATGACGTAAAAGGTTACTTGATGGAGTTTATTATGGATCCAACTGCGACACCTCAGAAGTAA
- the LOC130657035 gene encoding uncharacterized protein LOC130657035 has product MASVHIPVHDNSVSEEFIEDPFDEELDATFPPLRYCPMVYAKPQKKVRRESSRERERLYRELVGHDPYNKTPRQTTVNKENVFWVTLDVKHYRPEEITLKVDGQLLVVSGKHYNQTEAGYESSEFQRNYNIPDSIDTHTLTSNITQDGVLCIKAVKQLSHTDDEDKEQKENFQVTLDVTGYQPDEISIKVHDRNLIIHGESKQEKDSHHGQTSHHQQFTRHFTLPSDVDIDVLSSRYTKDCKITVEAPRGSVSPQTRTLQIKKED; this is encoded by the exons atggcttctgTTCACATACCTGTCCACGATAACAGTGTATCCGAAGAATTTATCGAAGACCCCTTTGATGAAGAACTCGATGCAACTTTTCCGCCATTGCGTTATTGTCCTATGGTGTACGCAAAACCACAGAAGAAGGTAAGAAGGGAGAGTTCAAGGGAACGTGAGAGGTTATATCGGGAACTAGTTGGACACGATCCGTATAACAAAACACCAAGACAGACAACAGTAAATAAGGAAAACGTGTTTTGGGTAACACTTGATGTGAAACACTACAGACCAGAGGAGATCACATTGAAAGTGGATG GACAGCTACTGGTCGTCAGCGGTAAACATTACAACCAAACTGAGGCTGGCTACGAATCCAGTGAATTCCAACGAAATTACAACATCCCGGACAGTATCGATACACACACACTTACCTCAAATATCACCCAAGATGGAGTACTTTGCATTAAAGCCGTTAAACAGCTCTCCCACACCGATGACGAGGATAAAGAGCAAAAGGAAAATTTTCAAGTCACTTTAGATGTGACGGGATACCAACCTGATGAGATCAGCATTAAAGTTCACGACCGCAATTTAATTATTCATGGTGAAAGCAAGCAAGAAAAGGACAGCCACCATGGTCAAACTTCCCATCATCAACAATTTACACGACACTTTACGCTACCTAGTGATGTGGATATCGACGTTTTGTCGTCTCGCTACACTAAAGATTGCAAAATAACTGTTGAAGCACCCCGTGGGAGTGTCAGTCCTCAAACTCGCACGCTTCAAATCAAAAAGGAAGATTAG
- the LOC130657039 gene encoding fibroblast growth factor 8b-like — MEFSMYIHCIIFIYLTMESLVLSRPSATDYYTSTTVNPHELSTTKMNVSRRRKVRLRSMKSKQYIQVFDKQVDAKGDETSIYANLSLESVGFSGKIRIRGIKANRYICFSRKHAKLITKRTGNSAHCVFTKHSDNRNEIVFQYTKKNNRHWYVAFKGSGKPRKGNQFSKHHHQADARGEIPRNATFRFKEIFWKNEE, encoded by the exons ATGGAATTTAGTATGTACATTCATTGcatcatatttatttatttaaccaTGGAGTC GTTGGTATTATCGAGACCAAGCGCAACCGATTACTATACATCAACAACC GTTAATCCACATGAGTTATCAACTACAAAAATGAATGTCTCCAGACGAAGAAAAGTCAGGCTGCGCTCAATGAAGAGCAAACAATATATACAAGTATTCGATAAGCAAGTGGATGCAAAGGGAGATGAGACTTCTATATATG ctaaccTCAGCTTAGAGTCAGTTGGATTCTCAGGAAAAATTCGTATTCGGGGTATTAAAGCAAACCGTTACATATGCTTCAGTAGAAAACACGCCAAGCTTATCACAAAG CGTACTGGAAACAGCGCACATTGCGTTTTCACCAAGCATAGCGATAATAGGAATGAAATAGTGTTCCAATACACGAAGAAAAATAACAGACACTGGTACGTAGCCTTCAAAGGGAGCGGCAAACCAAGGAAGGGGAACCAATTCAGTAAGCATCACCATCAAGCAGATGCTAGAGGAGAAATCCCCAGAAACGCTACCTttagatttaaagaaatattttggaaGAACGAAGAATGA